The following are encoded in a window of Rhizobium sp. WYJ-E13 genomic DNA:
- a CDS encoding SDR family oxidoreductase, whose amino-acid sequence MSPIKDKIIAITGASSGIGEASALLLAERGAKIVLGARRTEKLQALARRIKEQGGEAIFHTVDVKKRADLEALVALARDTYGKLDVLINNAGIGPISPMDELRVEDWEEMIDVNIKGPLYGIAAALPVFRRQGFGHFVNTLSTAGITIKPTMAVYAGTKNAMRTIAEGLRQEAGPNLRVTNISPGFIRTNFADSLTSPAVKAGITRSMEEMAITPDAIARAIAFAIEQPADVDVGDIVIRPTAQG is encoded by the coding sequence ATGTCACCGATCAAGGACAAGATCATCGCCATCACCGGTGCCAGCAGCGGCATCGGCGAAGCGTCCGCACTGCTGCTGGCCGAGCGCGGCGCGAAGATCGTGCTCGGCGCAAGGCGTACCGAGAAGCTGCAGGCGTTGGCGCGGCGCATCAAAGAGCAAGGCGGCGAAGCGATCTTCCACACCGTCGACGTGAAGAAACGCGCCGATCTGGAAGCGCTCGTCGCACTCGCCCGCGACACCTATGGAAAGCTCGACGTGCTGATCAACAATGCCGGCATCGGCCCGATTTCGCCGATGGACGAATTGCGCGTCGAGGATTGGGAGGAGATGATCGACGTCAATATCAAGGGGCCGCTCTATGGCATTGCCGCTGCCCTGCCCGTCTTCCGCCGCCAGGGTTTCGGCCATTTCGTCAATACCCTGTCGACCGCGGGCATCACCATCAAGCCGACCATGGCCGTCTATGCCGGCACCAAGAACGCCATGCGCACCATCGCCGAGGGCCTGCGCCAGGAGGCCGGCCCGAACCTGCGCGTGACCAATATCTCGCCGGGTTTCATCCGCACGAACTTTGCGGACTCCCTGACCAGCCCCGCCGTGAAGGCTGGCATCACCAGGAGCATGGAGGAGATGGCGATTACGCCAGATGCAATCGCCCGCGCTATCGCCTTCGCGATCGAGCAGCCCGCCGATGTCGATGTCGGCGATATCGTCATCCGGCCGACGGCACAGGGGTGA